From the genome of Drosophila melanogaster chromosome 2L, one region includes:
- the CG17377 gene encoding uncharacterized protein, isoform F produces MCDGCGSLEPRGCRSRELRCGIMYTTCDCVKRNGLQDKCPRSACQGRPACLCFPFPTCGPAAFPLRYANMMMGVNNKRMRCAATGAPNGGAGCGGRVAGGCCGCGPCC; encoded by the exons ATGTGTGACGGATGTGGATCGTTGGAG CCGCGCGGATGCCGCAGTCGGGAGTTACGATGCGGCATCATGTACACCACTTGCGACTGCGTGAAGCGGAACGGTCTGCAGGACAAGTGCCCGCGGTCCGCCTGCCAGGGCCGACCGGCCTGCCTGTGCTTCCCCTTCCCCACCTGCGGTCCGGCGGCATTCCCGCTGCGCTACGCTAACATGATGATGGGCGTGAACAATAAGCGTATGCGCTGTGCCGCCACTGGAGCACCAAATGGCGGTGCCGGATGCGGTGGACGCGTTGCCGGCGGCTGCTGTGGATGCGGTCCCTGCTGCT
- the Daao2 gene encoding D-amino acid oxidase 2, isoform A translates to MPNIAVIGAGVNGVASAIKILEHYVNDGKTPIKVTIISEDFTPNTTGDGSAGLWGPYLLGGTSQAKVYKWSKSMHQFLEKIWLSEDAGEAGVCLLPCIRLSTSTVDTVEDFWRDIVYGAVDLSKEQLAAYNKGRSVKFTSGLSFVTYTSEPIKLLPYLMKRFTRNGGVVVRKRITDLDAFVADSEYDVIVNCSGLGSKTLLNDDQMYAVRGQVSRVRANWIFSAVLDESDDGNYIIPNTESVVLGGTHQERDYNTKVCQNDRRMIVDGCQRYIPGLEHTECLFDWVGLRPGRTQLRLEAERRGRKLLIHNYGHGGSGVTLCWGCADDVLNILLAAKNGSKL, encoded by the exons ATGCCTAACATTGCAGTTATCGGTGCCGGGGTTAATGGTGTTGCCAGTGCCATTAAGATACTGGAACACTATGTGAACGATGGAAAGACACCCATAAAGGTGACGATCATATCGGAGGACTTCACGCCTAACACAACTGGAGATGGTTCGGCTGGTCTCTGGGGTCCGTACCTTCTGGGCGGCACTTCGCAGGCGAAAGTCTA CAAGTGGTCGAAGAGCATGCACCAATTTTTGGAGAAGATCTGGCTGAGCGAGGATGCCGGAGAGGCTGGCGTTTGTCTGCTACCCTGCATTCGGCTGAGCACCTCAACGGTGGACACGGTCGAAGATTTTTGGCGTGACATTGTCTATGGAGCAGTGGATCTGTCCAAGGAACAGCTGGCTGCCTACAATAAAGGTCGCAGCGTTAAGTTCAC GTCTGGTTTATCCTTTGTTACCTACACCTCGGAGCCCATTAAGCTACTGCCGTATTTGATGAAGCGTTTCACCCGAAATGGAGGTGTTGTTGTCCGGAAAAGGATTACAGACCTGGATGCATTTGTAGCCGATTCCGAGTACGATGTGATAGTCAATTGCTCCGGATTGGGCTCTAAGACCCTACTAAACGACGATCAAATGTACGCAGTGCGTGGCCAAGTTTCCCGGGTGAGGGCCAACTGGATTTTCTCTGCCGTGCTGGACGAGAGTGATGATGGCAACTATATTATACCCAA cacCGAAAGTGTTGTCCTGGGCGGAACCCATCAGGAGCGGGACTACAACACTAAAGTCTGCCAGAACGACAGGCGGATGATCGTCGATGGCTGTCAGCGGTACATTCCTGGTTTGGAGCACACGGAGTGCCTCTTTGATTGGGTAGGTCTCCGGCCGGGTCGCACCCAACTCCGACTGGAAGCCGAGCGCCGCGGCCGCAAGCTCCTCATCCACAACTATGGACATGGCGGCAGTGGAGTCACTTTGTGCTGGGGCTGTGCCGACGATGTCCTCAATATCCTGTTGGCCGCCAAGAACGGTTCCAAATTATAA
- the Daao2 gene encoding D-amino acid oxidase 2, isoform B codes for MPNIAVIGAGVNGVASAIKILEHYVNDGKTPIKVTIISEDFTPNTTGDGSAGLWGPYLLGGTSQAKVYKWSKSMHQFLEKIWLSEDAGEAGVCLLPCIRLSTSTVDTVEDFWRDIVYGAVDLSKEQLAAYNKGRSVKFTSGLSFVTYTSEPIKLLPYLMKRFTRNGGVVVRKRITDLDAFVADSEYDVIVNCSGLGSKTLLNDDQMYAVRGQVSRVRANWIFSAVLDESDDGNYIIPNVVLGGTHQERDYNTKVCQNDRRMIVDGCQRYIPGLEHTECLFDWVGLRPGRTQLRLEAERRGRKLLIHNYGHGGSGVTLCWGCADDVLNILLAAKNGSKL; via the exons ATGCCTAACATTGCAGTTATCGGTGCCGGGGTTAATGGTGTTGCCAGTGCCATTAAGATACTGGAACACTATGTGAACGATGGAAAGACACCCATAAAGGTGACGATCATATCGGAGGACTTCACGCCTAACACAACTGGAGATGGTTCGGCTGGTCTCTGGGGTCCGTACCTTCTGGGCGGCACTTCGCAGGCGAAAGTCTA CAAGTGGTCGAAGAGCATGCACCAATTTTTGGAGAAGATCTGGCTGAGCGAGGATGCCGGAGAGGCTGGCGTTTGTCTGCTACCCTGCATTCGGCTGAGCACCTCAACGGTGGACACGGTCGAAGATTTTTGGCGTGACATTGTCTATGGAGCAGTGGATCTGTCCAAGGAACAGCTGGCTGCCTACAATAAAGGTCGCAGCGTTAAGTTCAC GTCTGGTTTATCCTTTGTTACCTACACCTCGGAGCCCATTAAGCTACTGCCGTATTTGATGAAGCGTTTCACCCGAAATGGAGGTGTTGTTGTCCGGAAAAGGATTACAGACCTGGATGCATTTGTAGCCGATTCCGAGTACGATGTGATAGTCAATTGCTCCGGATTGGGCTCTAAGACCCTACTAAACGACGATCAAATGTACGCAGTGCGTGGCCAAGTTTCCCGGGTGAGGGCCAACTGGATTTTCTCTGCCGTGCTGGACGAGAGTGATGATGGCAACTATATTATACCCAA TGTTGTCCTGGGCGGAACCCATCAGGAGCGGGACTACAACACTAAAGTCTGCCAGAACGACAGGCGGATGATCGTCGATGGCTGTCAGCGGTACATTCCTGGTTTGGAGCACACGGAGTGCCTCTTTGATTGGGTAGGTCTCCGGCCGGGTCGCACCCAACTCCGACTGGAAGCCGAGCGCCGCGGCCGCAAGCTCCTCATCCACAACTATGGACATGGCGGCAGTGGAGTCACTTTGTGCTGGGGCTGTGCCGACGATGTCCTCAATATCCTGTTGGCCGCCAAGAACGGTTCCAAATTATAA
- the CG17375 gene encoding uncharacterized protein, isoform C, producing the protein MYYDMVIEFMWSNSFLKSLVYESLGLFDLPDMKQTYSWYVRHILRNECSVMMISEDETQIRAVGLLEWMTEEWHSWVFFPSSLPRNLFQQIIMMKKELIDATKANMGISTYDALFVHEIAFPDELYFNRDFLSTIFDVFGFVAQHMHMPRVSFIALSSVDQEAASLIDYEEIGRTIYSIYKVGNTRPFDILRELDEMYALLFELAVSPVLKYIEMPGFEEFHEALDARLAKEAAEKRHDDDI; encoded by the exons AT GTACTATGACATGGTGATCGAGTTCATGTGGTCCAATTCGTTTCTGAAAAGTCTTGTCTATGAGAGTCTGGGACTATTCGATTTGCCGGACATGAAACAGACTTATTCTTG GTATGTGCGACACATCCTGCGAAACGAGTGCTCCGTGATGATGATTAGCGAAGATGAAACGCAAATAAGGGCAGTGGGATTGCTGGAATGGATGACCGAGGAATGGCACTCCTG GGTCTTCTTTCCCTCTTCGTTGCCCAGGAATCTGTTCCAGCAGATCATAATGATGAAGAAGGAGCTCATCGATGCGACCAAAGCGAACATGGGCATCTCCACCTACGATGCACTGTTCGTCCACGAGATCGCCTTTCCGGATGAGCTCTACTTTAACCGGGATTTCCTGTCGACCATCTTCGATGTCTTTGGCTTTGTGGCCCAGCACATGCACATGCCGCGGGTCAGCTTCATCGCCCTCAGCTCCGTGGACCAGGAGGCCGCCAGTCTGATCGATTACGAAGAGATCGGGCGGACTATCTACTCGATCTACAAGGTTGGCAACACCCGGCCCTTTGACATCCTTCGCGAGCTAGACGAGATGTACGCACTGCTGTTTGAACTGGCCGTCTCGCCGGTACTGAAGTACATTGAAATGCCCGGTTTCGAGGAGTTCCACGAGGCCCTGGATGCCAGGTTGGCCAAGGAGGCAGCCGAAAAGCGCCACGACGACGATATTTGA
- the CG17375 gene encoding uncharacterized protein, isoform B, with translation MEDVRTLRYDIQWDVFEGMQIVDINSKYYDMVIEFMWSNSFLKSLVYESLGLFDLPDMKQTYSWYVRHILRNECSVMMISEDETQIRAVGLLEWMTEEWHSWVFFPSSLPRNLFQQIIMMKKELIDATKANMGISTYDALFVHEIAFPDELYFNRDFLSTIFDVFGFVAQHMHMPRVSFIALSSVDQEAASLIDYEEIGRTIYSIYKVGNTRPFDILRELDEMYALLFELAVSPVLKYIEMPGFEEFHEALDARLAKEAAEKRHDDDI, from the exons ATGGAAGATGTCCGCACTCTGCGGTATGATATCCAATGGGATGTTTTCGAGGGCATGCAAATAGTTGACATCAATTCAAA GTACTATGACATGGTGATCGAGTTCATGTGGTCCAATTCGTTTCTGAAAAGTCTTGTCTATGAGAGTCTGGGACTATTCGATTTGCCGGACATGAAACAGACTTATTCTTG GTATGTGCGACACATCCTGCGAAACGAGTGCTCCGTGATGATGATTAGCGAAGATGAAACGCAAATAAGGGCAGTGGGATTGCTGGAATGGATGACCGAGGAATGGCACTCCTG GGTCTTCTTTCCCTCTTCGTTGCCCAGGAATCTGTTCCAGCAGATCATAATGATGAAGAAGGAGCTCATCGATGCGACCAAAGCGAACATGGGCATCTCCACCTACGATGCACTGTTCGTCCACGAGATCGCCTTTCCGGATGAGCTCTACTTTAACCGGGATTTCCTGTCGACCATCTTCGATGTCTTTGGCTTTGTGGCCCAGCACATGCACATGCCGCGGGTCAGCTTCATCGCCCTCAGCTCCGTGGACCAGGAGGCCGCCAGTCTGATCGATTACGAAGAGATCGGGCGGACTATCTACTCGATCTACAAGGTTGGCAACACCCGGCCCTTTGACATCCTTCGCGAGCTAGACGAGATGTACGCACTGCTGTTTGAACTGGCCGTCTCGCCGGTACTGAAGTACATTGAAATGCCCGGTTTCGAGGAGTTCCACGAGGCCCTGGATGCCAGGTTGGCCAAGGAGGCAGCCGAAAAGCGCCACGACGACGATATTTGA